Below is a window of Chloroflexota bacterium DNA.
CAGGGCGATTTTGGCAATTCGCTGCATTTCAAAACTCCGGCTTTGCCGCTGGTGGTAGAGCGATTGGGCGCCACAGTTGAGCTTGCCGTAGCTGGCCTGCTGATGGCGATGATTTTTGGGATACCCATTGGTTTGATTGGTGGATTTACTCCCGGCGGCTTAACCGATAATATTGGCCGCTTCATTGCTTTGATGGGACAAAGTATCCCCAACTTTTGGCTTGGTTTGATGATGATCTTGTACTTTGGGGTGGAGTTAGGTTGGTTCCCCACCTTTGGGCGTGATACCTGGCACTCGGTGGTGATGCCCGCCTTTGTACTGGGCTTGCCAGTTCTGGGCCAAATTGTGCGCCTAACACGTTCTGCCGTACTCGAAATCCGCGGCGAAGATTTTATCCGCACCGCCCACAGTAAGGGGCTGGAGCCGAAGACCATCTATACCAAGCACGTGCTGCGCAACGTGGCGATCCCATTGGTGAGTGTGATCGGTGTGCAATTCGGCTATATGCTGGGTGGTTCTATCTATATTGAAGCCATTTTTTCCTGGCCGGGCATGGGCGGACTGCTGGAACAATCGATCGGCTGGCGCGATTTTCCGTTGGTGCAGGCGATTGCTGTGTTTACCAGCGTGATCGTTCTGGCGCTGAATATCGTCACCGACATGGCTTACTCTATCATTGACCCGAGGATTCGCTATGGCCGATAATACTACTCCGAAAACGGTTGACAGCCTGCTCGATACCGAGAAAACCTTCAAGGATCGTGTGACGTATTTTGGCCGCTTCTTATGGCGTGATCGCAGCGGTGTTATCGGTTTGATCGTATTCCTG
It encodes the following:
- a CDS encoding ABC transporter permease, which translates into the protein MHRYLFSKLAQSLLLLFGVLFLVFMMVRVTGDPAALMMPRESSPEQIEAFREELGFNDPLMTQFGRFIVEAIQGDFGNSLHFKTPALPLVVERLGATVELAVAGLLMAMIFGIPIGLIGGFTPGGLTDNIGRFIALMGQSIPNFWLGLMMILYFGVELGWFPTFGRDTWHSVVMPAFVLGLPVLGQIVRLTRSAVLEIRGEDFIRTAHSKGLEPKTIYTKHVLRNVAIPLVSVIGVQFGYMLGGSIYIEAIFSWPGMGGLLEQSIGWRDFPLVQAIAVFTSVIVLALNIVTDMAYSIIDPRIRYGR